The following proteins come from a genomic window of Pelagicoccus albus:
- a CDS encoding thioredoxin family protein, with product MKLCLIAFLFFPLVLSSASEKRSVWSTDYQKARDLAFESSKPMLLFFTGSDWCIWCQKLERELFSQEEFASRIEEIATPVKVDFPQRRKLPPRKGRRNDLLKAQFEVTAFPTVIYYDPSDDTILWRHSYFATNSKQYLAELSARLSSKPQAPAE from the coding sequence ATGAAATTATGCCTCATAGCGTTCCTCTTTTTTCCGCTAGTCTTGAGCTCCGCTTCCGAGAAAAGATCGGTCTGGAGCACCGATTACCAGAAAGCCCGAGACCTAGCTTTCGAGAGCTCCAAACCGATGCTGTTATTCTTCACCGGTTCCGATTGGTGCATTTGGTGCCAGAAACTAGAAAGAGAACTGTTTTCCCAAGAAGAATTCGCGAGTCGTATCGAAGAAATCGCGACACCGGTCAAAGTCGATTTTCCGCAACGTCGCAAACTCCCTCCGCGTAAAGGTCGACGCAACGATTTGCTAAAAGCCCAATTTGAAGTGACCGCCTTTCCTACCGTCATCTACTACGATCCTTCCGACGACACGATACTTTGGCGGCATTCCTACTTCGCCACGAATTCAAAGCAATATCTAGCGGAGCTCTCCGCCCGACTCTCCTCAAAGCCCCAAGCACCCGCCGAATAA
- a CDS encoding metal ABC transporter solute-binding protein, Zn/Mn family produces MNHAVAKTIFLSLLLSFPAISLLLAEAAPLKVVVSILPQQAIVEGVGGDNVEVITMVPPGIHPNTFEPSPSKMASIANADLYVAIDLPHERNWIPQILEIQPDLPLLHTRDFVQTRTISGHVHHDHDSHDDHADEEMVDPHIWLAAPQLRDTALAIRDKLISMDPGRAADYRTNADAWLKKLEAVHAAATAKLDPFRGRAFLVFHPAWGYISDSYGLRQIAIEQEGMPPGPRMIAKAIDTARAEGLLTIFVQKHFSQKEARTIAIEIGGSVTQIDPFHEDPIENLQSITDALASSFK; encoded by the coding sequence ATGAATCACGCCGTAGCTAAAACCATCTTCCTCTCCCTCCTCCTTTCGTTCCCCGCGATTTCCTTGCTTCTCGCCGAGGCCGCTCCCCTCAAGGTTGTCGTCTCAATTTTGCCACAACAAGCAATCGTCGAAGGCGTTGGCGGCGATAACGTCGAAGTCATCACCATGGTCCCTCCGGGCATCCACCCGAACACATTCGAGCCATCTCCCTCGAAAATGGCATCTATCGCGAATGCCGACCTCTACGTAGCGATCGACCTGCCTCACGAACGAAACTGGATTCCGCAAATATTGGAAATACAGCCAGATCTCCCCCTTCTTCACACCCGAGATTTCGTGCAAACTCGCACCATTAGCGGTCATGTTCACCACGATCACGATTCGCATGACGATCACGCAGACGAGGAAATGGTCGACCCGCATATCTGGTTGGCCGCGCCCCAGCTTCGAGACACTGCCCTCGCCATACGAGACAAGCTCATTTCCATGGATCCCGGCCGTGCCGCTGACTACCGAACAAATGCCGACGCTTGGTTAAAGAAGCTTGAGGCCGTCCACGCAGCCGCCACCGCCAAACTAGATCCCTTTCGCGGCCGGGCCTTCCTCGTTTTCCATCCGGCCTGGGGCTACATTAGCGACAGCTACGGACTTCGCCAGATAGCCATCGAGCAAGAAGGCATGCCTCCCGGGCCTCGTATGATCGCCAAAGCCATCGACACCGCTCGCGCCGAAGGGCTTCTAACAATTTTCGTGCAAAAACACTTTAGCCAGAAAGAAGCCCGAACCATCGCTATCGAGATTGGCGGATCAGTCACCCAGATCGACCCTTTCCACGAAGATCCCATCGAAAACCTCCAATCCATCACAGACGCTCTGGCATCCTCCTTTAAATGA
- a CDS encoding metal ABC transporter ATP-binding protein, with protein sequence MTSPLPLSIDNLSFNRGGQSVLEKVSLRIEGPGLYGLIGPNGGGKSTLLNLILGLLNPTSGQIRVFDKPPAKAASKIGFVPQAAKFDREFPVTLKGLVETGLLGPKLWSRNSAKSKQSRVNEALKAAKVEPLAKRALSALSGGELQRGLIARALATNPEMLLFDEPTASVDHSHAASLFELMCKLGQHRPIIVVSHDLAQIAAHCDQVFCMEHKLWEAPEKPTAASLANQIFGGEVHCHRKEECTQCHS encoded by the coding sequence ATGACTTCGCCCCTACCGCTGAGCATCGATAACTTGAGCTTTAATCGAGGCGGACAATCGGTCCTCGAAAAGGTGTCGCTGCGGATCGAGGGTCCCGGACTCTACGGTTTGATTGGTCCGAACGGCGGAGGCAAGTCTACCCTCCTGAACCTAATTCTTGGCTTGTTGAATCCCACTAGCGGCCAGATACGAGTTTTCGATAAGCCTCCTGCCAAAGCAGCCTCAAAAATCGGCTTCGTCCCACAAGCCGCCAAGTTCGATCGGGAATTCCCAGTGACACTGAAGGGATTGGTGGAAACCGGCTTGCTTGGACCTAAACTGTGGTCGCGGAACTCCGCCAAGTCCAAGCAGTCTCGCGTAAACGAGGCCCTGAAGGCGGCCAAAGTAGAACCCTTGGCCAAACGGGCTTTATCCGCCCTATCCGGGGGCGAATTGCAACGCGGGCTCATCGCCCGAGCTCTAGCGACCAACCCGGAGATGCTCCTGTTCGACGAACCTACCGCCAGCGTCGATCACTCTCACGCGGCTTCCCTTTTTGAATTGATGTGCAAGCTTGGACAACATCGGCCCATCATCGTAGTTTCCCATGACCTAGCTCAGATAGCCGCTCACTGCGACCAGGTCTTCTGCATGGAACATAAACTTTGGGAAGCCCCCGAAAAGCCGACCGCCGCTAGCCTTGCCAACCAGATATTTGGCGGCGAGGTCCACTGTCACCGGAAGGAGGAGTGCACGCAATGTCACTCTTAA
- a CDS encoding metal ABC transporter permease: MSLLTYAFMRWALGAGVVSALACGLIGPFVRVRRLAFLAGAVAHSALGGLGVAYYYGFAPEAGALPAAVVSAFLIGWLDKRGRSSGHGHEDALIGAIWAVGMAVGILFISRTPGYNVQLMSYLFGSILTAGPDRLMFMTGGLIVVALPLIIFWRPLVAASLDPEFARLRGLPVDGLNYLLLTLIAIAVVLLIQVVGLILVLALLTLPSASAAHWARGMVAMVGLASLIALASIFVGLEAAVSLDWPAGPVIVLAAASLFSLSSILRHIVPAKLVKTGKTDSAKSRHQA; encoded by the coding sequence ATGTCACTCTTAACCTACGCCTTCATGCGCTGGGCACTAGGCGCTGGCGTCGTATCCGCGTTGGCTTGCGGCTTGATCGGTCCTTTCGTACGAGTCCGTCGCCTCGCCTTTCTCGCCGGAGCGGTTGCCCACTCGGCCTTGGGCGGACTGGGAGTCGCCTACTACTATGGCTTTGCTCCAGAGGCGGGCGCCTTACCCGCTGCTGTGGTTTCCGCTTTCCTGATCGGCTGGTTGGACAAACGCGGCAGAAGTAGCGGCCACGGCCATGAAGACGCCTTGATCGGAGCGATTTGGGCGGTCGGTATGGCGGTTGGCATCCTATTCATATCGCGTACGCCTGGCTACAACGTTCAGCTGATGAGCTACCTGTTTGGCTCGATCCTCACCGCAGGCCCAGATCGCCTCATGTTTATGACCGGCGGTCTGATCGTGGTCGCTCTGCCTTTGATCATATTCTGGCGCCCTTTGGTTGCTGCCAGCCTCGATCCCGAGTTCGCCCGACTGCGAGGTTTGCCAGTCGATGGGCTCAATTATCTGCTACTCACTTTGATCGCGATCGCAGTGGTGCTGCTCATTCAAGTGGTAGGCCTCATCCTCGTCTTGGCTTTGCTAACGCTGCCCTCGGCCTCGGCCGCCCACTGGGCCCGCGGTATGGTCGCCATGGTGGGGCTAGCGTCCCTTATCGCCTTGGCTTCGATATTCGTGGGACTGGAAGCCGCGGTCTCTTTGGATTGGCCTGCCGGCCCCGTAATCGTGCTCGCTGCAGCCAGCCTCTTTAGCCTCTCCTCCATCCTTCGGCACATAGTTCCGGCTAAGCTGGTGAAGACGGGGAAAACCGATTCCGCTAAATCGAGGCATCAAGCGTAG